One genomic region from Cetobacterium somerae encodes:
- the hutH gene encoding histidine ammonia-lyase has protein sequence MKNTYVIEKKDILLEDLMNITRKGYKVKISEEVYKDVEKARELVERYVADQKVCYGITTGFGKFSDQVISENETEALQKNLIMSHSCGVGNPLSIEYVKGIMMLRIVNLCKGHSGVRKITLDTLVEMLNKNVTPYIPEKGSLGASGDLAPLSHMVLVMLGLGKAYYKNELLSGKEAMEKAGIKILDSLSSKEGLALINGTQVMTSIGAHVTYDALNLMKHLDLAGALSIEALNGIICAFDKKVHKVRPHAGQITTAENIRKILKGSKCITKQGELRTQDPYSLRCIPQIHGASKDAFNFIKTKVEIEMNAVTDNPIIFVDEDEVISGGNFHGQPMALPFDFLGIALSEMANISERRIERLVNPQLNNGLPAFLVEKGGVNSGFMIVQYSAASLVSENKVLAHPASVDSIPSSANQEDHVSMGTIAARKAGEILGNARKVIAMEILCACQAIDLKKSKDSLGLMTQEAYKIIRENVKYYDEDRVMYPDIDTVEDVIKKNLIIESLEKENHHIKN, from the coding sequence ATGAAAAATACTTATGTGATTGAAAAAAAGGACATTTTATTAGAGGATCTTATGAATATTACTAGAAAAGGTTACAAAGTAAAAATTTCAGAAGAAGTATATAAAGATGTTGAAAAAGCTAGAGAGCTCGTTGAAAGATACGTAGCAGATCAAAAAGTTTGTTATGGAATAACTACTGGTTTTGGAAAATTTTCTGATCAAGTTATCTCTGAAAATGAAACAGAAGCTCTTCAAAAAAATCTAATAATGAGTCACTCTTGTGGAGTAGGAAACCCTTTATCCATTGAATATGTTAAAGGAATTATGATGTTACGTATTGTCAATCTTTGTAAAGGACATTCTGGAGTTAGAAAAATAACTTTAGATACTCTTGTTGAAATGTTAAATAAAAATGTAACTCCATATATTCCAGAAAAGGGTTCTTTAGGAGCTTCTGGTGATTTAGCTCCTCTTTCTCATATGGTATTAGTTATGCTTGGTTTAGGAAAAGCTTATTATAAAAATGAACTTCTTTCTGGAAAAGAAGCTATGGAAAAAGCTGGTATTAAAATCTTAGATTCTCTTTCATCTAAAGAGGGATTGGCTCTTATAAATGGAACACAAGTTATGACATCTATTGGTGCTCATGTGACATATGATGCTTTAAATTTAATGAAACATCTTGATTTAGCAGGTGCTTTAAGTATAGAAGCCTTAAATGGAATTATCTGTGCTTTTGATAAAAAAGTTCATAAAGTTAGACCTCACGCTGGGCAAATAACAACAGCTGAAAATATAAGAAAAATATTAAAAGGAAGTAAATGTATAACAAAACAAGGAGAGCTAAGAACTCAAGACCCGTACTCTTTAAGATGCATACCTCAAATTCATGGAGCTAGTAAGGATGCTTTTAATTTTATAAAAACAAAAGTAGAGATAGAGATGAATGCTGTTACCGATAATCCTATTATCTTTGTAGATGAAGATGAAGTTATCTCTGGCGGAAATTTCCATGGGCAACCAATGGCACTCCCATTTGATTTTTTAGGAATAGCTCTTTCTGAAATGGCTAATATATCTGAAAGAAGAATTGAAAGACTTGTTAATCCTCAATTAAATAATGGATTACCTGCATTTTTAGTTGAAAAAGGTGGTGTTAATTCAGGATTTATGATTGTTCAATATAGTGCAGCTTCTTTAGTTTCAGAAAATAAAGTTTTAGCACATCCTGCATCTGTTGATTCAATTCCATCTTCAGCTAATCAAGAGGACCATGTTTCTATGGGAACAATTGCAGCTAGAAAAGCTGGAGAGATTTTAGGTAATGCTAGAAAAGTTATAGCTATGGAAATTTTATGTGCTTGTCAAGCAATTGATTTAAAAAAATCTAAAGACTCTCTTGGTTTAATGACTCAAGAAGCTTACAAAATCATCAGAGAAAATGTAAAGTATTACGATGAAGATAGAGTTATGTACCCTGATATAGATACAGTTGAAGATGTAATTAAGAAAAATTTAATTATTGAATCTTTAGAAAAAGAAAATCATCATATTAAAAATTAA
- a CDS encoding ROK family protein — protein sequence MYQKKIKENNEKKVFHYIYQKQRNLSIADISNDLNISFPTVKTIINKFLNTNIIKEDLKIGSGSGRKAQYYSLEKNFFYSIGISVHLKALKIHLGNERGEILKEVIIKDDFFKETLIEKIDDALDEFLADIQNHVKEKIIGIGISIPGIVDNENNIIEITSSIRINLDKIKILSKRYNLKVLIDNEANLCAIAEKFLGIGKDFSNFLVLNISSTLNMSSFIEKDFYGEFFLKASRVNHMIINFNGLLCECGNKGCWGKYVSELSLVEEAKKVNPNIVKLKDVFKNENFENKQIKEIFEKYLDYLSIGIKNIIFMYNPEKIIISGNISQYKDFFKEKLIKKIYDKNIFFRGSETIIFSNFGERSVSLGATMLPLIDELF from the coding sequence ATGTATCAAAAAAAAATAAAAGAAAATAATGAAAAAAAGGTCTTTCATTATATTTATCAAAAACAAAGGAATCTATCTATAGCTGATATTTCTAATGATTTAAATATAAGCTTTCCAACTGTAAAAACGATTATTAATAAATTTTTAAATACAAATATTATAAAAGAGGATTTAAAAATAGGATCTGGTTCAGGAAGAAAAGCACAATATTACTCTTTAGAAAAAAATTTTTTTTATAGTATAGGAATATCAGTACATTTGAAAGCATTGAAAATACATCTTGGAAATGAACGAGGTGAAATATTAAAAGAGGTTATTATAAAAGATGACTTTTTTAAAGAAACTTTAATAGAAAAAATTGACGACGCTTTAGATGAGTTTCTTGCAGATATTCAAAACCATGTAAAAGAAAAAATTATAGGAATAGGAATATCTATACCTGGAATCGTTGATAATGAAAATAATATAATTGAAATTACTTCATCCATAAGAATTAATTTAGATAAAATTAAAATTCTGTCTAAGAGATATAACTTAAAAGTTCTTATTGATAATGAGGCCAATCTTTGTGCTATAGCTGAAAAATTTTTAGGAATAGGAAAAGATTTTTCTAACTTTTTAGTACTTAATATTTCAAGTACTTTAAATATGTCAAGTTTTATAGAGAAAGATTTTTATGGTGAATTTTTTTTAAAAGCCTCTAGAGTTAATCATATGATTATAAATTTCAACGGACTTTTATGTGAATGTGGAAATAAAGGGTGTTGGGGAAAGTATGTTTCTGAACTATCTTTAGTTGAAGAAGCGAAAAAAGTTAATCCAAATATAGTTAAATTAAAAGATGTATTTAAAAATGAAAATTTTGAAAATAAACAAATTAAAGAAATATTTGAAAAATATTTAGATTATTTATCTATTGGCATTAAAAATATTATTTTTATGTACAATCCAGAAAAAATTATTATTTCAGGAAATATCTCTCAATATAAAGACTTCTTTAAAGAAAAACTGATAAAAAAAATATATGATAAAAATATTTTTTTTAGAGGAAGTGAAACAATTATATTTTCAAACTTTGGAGAGCGTAGTGTTTCTCTTGGAGCTACAATGTTACCGTTAATAGATGAACTATTTTAA
- a CDS encoding urocanate hydratase encodes MLNQEIFNAMTIKLTAYDIPLEAPKFDPKIRRAPKRVVHLEKDEVALALKNALRYIPEEFHEMLAPEFLEELHTHGRIYGYRFRPAGNIHGKPIFEYEGKCTDAKAIQVMIDNNLDFDIALYPYELVTYGETGQVCQNWMQYRLIKKYLENITMDQTLVVASGHPTGLFKSHPSAPRVIITNGLMIGAFDDYDNWARGAALGVANYGQMTAGGWMYIGPQGIVHGTYSTILNAGRLFCGVPADGDLAGKLFVTSGLGGMSGAQGKATVIAKGVSIIAEVDLSRIQTRLEQGWINKFVSTPKEAFDLAKEKMDSKTPYAIAYLGNIVDLLEYADANNVHIDLLSDQTSCHAVYDGGYCPVGITFEERTRLLAEDRGTFRKLVDETLRRHYNVIKNLTTKGVYFFDYGNSFLKSIYDIGIKEISKNGRDDKGGFIFPSYVEDILGPELFDYGYGPFRWVCLSGKKEDLLKTDAAALELVDPNRRYQDRDNYMWIKDADENGLVVGTQARIFYQDAMSRTAIALKFNDMVRKGEIGPVMLGRDHHDVSGTDSPFRETSNIKDGSNIMADMATQCFAGNAARGMTMIALHNGGGVGIGKSINGGFGMVLDGSKRVDNILAQAMPWDVMGGVARRAWARNPHSIETVIEFNKNNEGTDHITLPYIVNENLIEKLVK; translated from the coding sequence ATGTTAAATCAAGAAATTTTCAATGCTATGACTATTAAGTTAACTGCCTATGATATCCCTTTAGAAGCACCTAAGTTTGATCCTAAAATTAGAAGAGCTCCTAAAAGAGTTGTACATTTAGAAAAAGATGAAGTTGCATTAGCGTTAAAAAATGCTTTAAGATATATTCCAGAAGAATTCCATGAGATGTTAGCTCCTGAATTTTTAGAAGAGCTTCATACTCACGGTAGAATATATGGATATAGATTTAGACCTGCAGGAAATATTCATGGAAAACCTATATTTGAATATGAAGGAAAATGTACTGATGCTAAAGCAATTCAAGTTATGATAGATAATAATTTAGATTTTGACATAGCTCTTTATCCATATGAACTTGTGACTTATGGTGAAACAGGACAAGTTTGTCAAAACTGGATGCAATATAGATTAATTAAAAAATATCTTGAAAATATAACAATGGATCAAACTTTAGTTGTAGCTTCAGGGCATCCAACAGGATTATTTAAATCTCACCCTTCAGCTCCTAGAGTTATAATAACTAATGGACTTATGATTGGAGCTTTTGATGATTACGATAACTGGGCTAGAGGGGCAGCTCTTGGAGTAGCTAACTATGGTCAGATGACTGCAGGAGGATGGATGTACATTGGTCCTCAAGGAATAGTTCACGGTACGTATTCTACAATTTTAAATGCAGGAAGACTTTTCTGTGGAGTTCCTGCTGATGGAGATTTAGCGGGTAAACTATTTGTAACATCAGGACTTGGAGGAATGAGTGGCGCTCAAGGAAAAGCTACTGTTATAGCTAAAGGGGTTTCTATTATCGCAGAAGTTGATTTATCTAGAATTCAAACTAGATTAGAACAAGGTTGGATAAATAAATTTGTTTCAACTCCTAAGGAAGCTTTTGATTTAGCTAAAGAGAAAATGGATTCAAAAACTCCATATGCTATTGCTTATTTAGGAAATATAGTAGACTTATTAGAATACGCAGATGCAAATAACGTTCATATAGATCTGTTGTCTGATCAGACGTCTTGTCACGCAGTTTACGACGGAGGATATTGTCCAGTTGGGATAACATTTGAAGAAAGAACAAGATTACTAGCAGAAGATAGAGGAACTTTTAGGAAATTAGTTGATGAAACATTAAGAAGACACTACAACGTAATTAAAAATTTAACAACTAAAGGGGTATACTTCTTTGATTATGGAAATAGTTTCTTAAAATCTATTTATGACATTGGAATTAAAGAGATATCAAAAAATGGAAGAGATGATAAAGGTGGATTTATATTTCCATCATATGTTGAAGATATTTTAGGACCAGAACTATTTGATTATGGTTATGGACCATTTAGATGGGTTTGTTTATCAGGTAAAAAAGAGGATCTTTTAAAAACTGATGCAGCAGCTCTTGAACTAGTAGATCCAAATAGAAGATATCAAGATAGAGATAACTATATGTGGATTAAAGATGCAGATGAAAATGGACTTGTTGTAGGAACACAAGCTAGAATATTCTACCAAGATGCTATGAGTAGAACTGCAATAGCTTTAAAATTTAATGATATGGTTAGAAAAGGTGAGATAGGACCAGTTATGTTAGGACGTGATCACCATGATGTTTCAGGAACAGATTCACCATTTAGAGAAACATCAAACATAAAAGATGGAAGTAATATTATGGCTGACATGGCAACACAATGTTTTGCTGGAAATGCTGCCAGAGGAATGACTATGATAGCATTACATAATGGTGGTGGAGTAGGAATAGGAAAATCTATTAATGGTGGATTTGGAATGGTTTTAGACGGAAGTAAAAGAGTAGATAATATTTTAGCTCAAGCAATGCCATGGGATGTTATGGGAGGAGTTGCAAGAAGAGCTTGGGCAAGAAATCCACACTCTATAGAAACTGTTATAGAATTTAATAAAAATAATGAGGGAACAGATCATATTACTTTACCATATATTGTAAACGAAAATTTAATAGAAAAATTAGTAAAATAA